Proteins from one Athene noctua chromosome 20, bAthNoc1.hap1.1, whole genome shotgun sequence genomic window:
- the SLC27A4 gene encoding long-chain fatty acid transport protein 4, which produces MLRLAAFAALLLFFRVSLELSWAQAIPALFIFYLGSGGWDFFLIFIKTIRRDVTTGLVLLRVKWQVWRHVREKNTIAKIFQKTASRYPEKTALIFQGTGESWTFRQLDEYSNQVANFFYGQGFRSGDVVALFMESRNQYVGLWLGLAKIGVETALVNSHLRMEALLHCITISNSKAVVFGVEMMEAMQEVQPSLEKSIHLFWSGEGSPESTLPGAKHLDPLLQMAQRHQPTPPDKGFLDKLFYIYTSGTTGLPKAAIVVNCRYFRMASLVFYGFHMRPDDVMYDCLPLYHAAGNIVGVGQCLLQGMTIVIRKKFSASHFWDDCVKYNCTIVQYIGEICRYLLNQPYQEVERQHRVRMALGNGLRASIWREFMARFGIAQVAEFYGATECNCSLGNFDNNVGSCGFNSRILPGVYPIGLVRVDEDTMELIRGPDGVCICCKPGEPGQLVGRIVKSNPLQHFDGYLNQSATNKKIARDVFTKGDTAYLTGDVLVMDKYGYMYFRDRTGDTFRWKGENVSTTEVEGTLSRILNLTDVVVYGVEIPGIEGKAGMAAIADPSNSCDLEGFASELKKALPLYARPVFLRFLHEVSKTSTYKFQKMELRKQGFDPALVKDRLYFLDSRQGRYLPLDQAAFGRIQSGQQKL; this is translated from the exons ATGCTGCGTCTGGCTGCTTTTGCAGCGCTGCTGCTCTTCTTCAGAGTCAGTCTGGAGCTGTCCTGGGCCCAGGCCATCCCTGCTCTCTTCATCTTCTACCTGGGATCCGGCGGATGGGACTTCTTCCTCATATTCATCAAGACAATACGAAGGGACGTCAC CACGGGGCTGGTCCTGTTGCGGGTGAAGTGGCAGGTATGGAGGCACGTGAGGGAGAAGAACACAATTGCCAAGATCTTTCAGAAGACCGCGAGCAGGTATCCAGAGAAGACGGCACTGATCTTCCAAGGCACGGGCGAGAGCTGGACCTTCCGGCAGCTGGATGAGTACTCCAATCAGGTGGCCAATTTCTTCTATGGCCAAGGCTTCCGCTCTGGTGACGTGGTGGCTCTTTTCATGGAGTCCCGCAATCAGTATGTGGGGCTGTGGCTCGGCTTGGCTAAGATTGGGGTGGAAACTGCCCTCGTGAATTCCCACCTGCGCATGGAGGCCTTGCTGCATTGCATCACCATCTCCAACTCCAAGGCTGTGGTTTTTGGGGTGGAGATGATGGAAG caaTGCAGGAAGTGCAGCCCTCCCTGGAGAAATCTATTCATCTCTTCTGGTCCGGGGAAGGAAGCCCTGAATCCACGCTTCCTGGTGCAAAACACCTGGACCCTCTCCTGCAGATGGCCCAGCGGCACCAGCCAACCCCCCCCGATAAGGGCTTTCTTG ATAAACTCTTCTACATCTACACCTCCGGCACGACGGGGCTGCCCAAGGCTGCCATTGTGGTGAACTGCCG GTACTTCCGCATGGCCAGCTTAGTTTTCTATGGTTTTCACATGAGGCCTGACGATGTGATGTACGACTGCCTCCCGCTCTACCACGCTGCAG GGAACATCGTGGGGGTCGGGCAGTGCCTGCTGCAGGGCATGACGATTGTCATCCGCAAGAAGTTCTCGGCCTCGCACTTCTGGGACGACTGTGTGAAATACAACTGCACG ATTGTGCAGTACATTGGGGAGATCTGCCGCTACCTGCTGAACCAGCCGTACCAGGAGGTGGAGCGGCAGCACCGGGTGCGCATGGCGCTGGGCAACGGGCTGCGTGCCTCCATCTGGCGGGAGTTCATGGCCCGCTTCGGCATCGCCCAGGTGGCCGAGTTCTACGGGGCCACTGAGTGCAACTGCAGCCTGGGAAACTTTGATAACAAT GTTGGGTCGTGCGGCTTCAACAGCAGGATCCTACCAGGTGTGTACCCCATTGGCTTGGTGAGGGTGGATGAGGACACCATGGAGCTGATCCGGGGGCCGGATGGTGTCTGTATCTGCTGCAAACCAG GggagccagggcagctggtggGCCGCATTGTCAAGAGCAACCCCTTGCAGCACTTTGACGGTTACCTGAATCAGTCAGCCACCAACAAGAAAATAGCCAGGGACGTGTTTACAAAAGGGGACACTGCCTATCTCACAG GGGATGTCCTGGTGATGGACAAATACGGCTACATGTACTTCCGGGACCGCACTGGGGACACGTTCCGCTGGAAGGGGGAGAACGTCTCCACCACAGAGGTGGAGGGGACACTGAGCCGCATCCTCAACCTGACGGACGTGGTCGTTTATGGGGTGGAGATCCCAG GGATTGAAGGGAAGGCAGGAATGGCAGCCATCGCTGACCCAAGTAACTCCTGTGACCTAGAAGGCTTTGCCAGCGAGCTGAAAAAAGCCCTGCCACTGTATGCACGTCCCGTCTTCCTGCGGTTCCTGCATGAAGTCTCCAAGACAA GCACTTACAAGTTCCAGAAGATGGAGCTGCGGAAGCAGGGCTTCGACCCCGCGCTGGTGAAGGACAGATTGTACTTCCTGGATTCCAGGCAAGGCCGCTACCTGCCACTGGACCAGGCAGCGTTCGGCAGGATCCAGTCGGGACAGCAGAAGCTGTAA
- the URM1 gene encoding ubiquitin-related modifier 1, giving the protein MAAPVSLQVEFGGGAELLFDGVKKHQVTLPCQPEPWDIRNLLKWIKQNLLKERPELFMQGESVRPGILVLINDADWELMGELDYKLQDQDNVLFISTLHGG; this is encoded by the exons atggcggcgcccgtGTCGCTGCAGGTGGAGTTCGG aggtGGTGCAGAACTCTTGTTCGATGGTGTCAAAAAGCATCAGGTGACTTTGCCCTGTCAGCCAGAGCCTT GGGATATCAGAAACCTGCTAAAGTGGATCAAACAGAATCTGTTGAAAGAACGACCAGAATTATTTATGCAAGGGGAATCTGT GAGGCCAGGAATTTTGGTGCTCATCAACGACGCAGACTGGGAACTAATG GGTGAGCTGGATTATAAACTCCAGGACCAGGATAATGTGCTTTTCATCTCGACATTGCACGGCGGGTGA